The following coding sequences lie in one Haematobia irritans isolate KBUSLIRL chromosome 3, ASM5000362v1, whole genome shotgun sequence genomic window:
- the LOC142232213 gene encoding uncharacterized protein LOC142232213 isoform X2 — protein MTAPQQYSLRWNNYFRHLTYALDNHRVNDDFVDVSLLCDGRKIKAHKVVLSACSSYFKEIFTENPHPHPVIIFKFIKFEDLNSIIEFMYQGEVNVQQEALQSFLQTAELLAVQGLTAEEKEKPKPPTPVIDDEKLLKSIPSTIRAVNDNTVAATQTIDIPLLPTQLQMPPLQTTVQNPPQHQQQQQQQHHHLQPQMQHIQIHHNTQSTGNTHQVTTHQVSTATVTTTGHQQQHIQIQQHAPQQQQQTQNQPVQVTQPGTMTTNIVTLPASATTTAGTMKKRKITFSDDDDNIYTTESVDEQTIVKTADINLLRGAIKMDIPEYIVGDVDDRLSDTDGTPGNNQDSGNGGQNVTQYTSEYEILTESEIEEKYQHSDNAEISIEMGRLLNQSTGSGTHHPMDDTNSSSNVLLKSDNKGGNTTDLPNNKWTECQFCKMVITTVNLWRHIRTQHTPQPPRKCELCNKNFKNKYSLREHIRISHEQKLGLKTEN, from the exons atgacAGCTCCACAGCAGTATTCCCTCAGATGGAATAACTATTTCCGCCATCTCACCTATGCACTGGATAATCATAGGGTCAACGATGATTTTGTCGATGTTAGCCTCTTGTGTGATGGACGAAAAATAAAGGCTCATAAAGTGGTATTATCAGCATGTAGTTCATATTTTAAGGAGATTTTCACAGAGAATCCTCATCCGCATCCCgtcattatttttaagtttatCAAATTTGAAGATCTCAATTCAATAATAGAGTTTATGTATCAG GGCGAAGTTAATGTCCAACAAGAAGCATTGCAATCATTTTTACAAACGGCAGAACTGCTGGCAGTCCAAGGCCTAACagctgaagaaaaggaaaaaccCAAACCGCCAACACCTGTGATTGACGATGAGAAACTTTTAAAGTCTATACCCAGCACTATACGGGCGGTCAATGATAATACCGTAGCGGCAACACAAACCATTGATATACCCCTCCTACCCACACAATTGCAAATGCCTCCTTTACAAACCACTGTACAAAATCCTCCACAGcatcaacagcagcagcaacaacagcatCATCATTTACAGCCCCAAATGCAGCATATACAAATTCATCATAATACTCAATCAACGGGCAATACACATCAAGTCACTACTCACCAAGTTTCCACGGCAACGGTGACGACCACAGGTCACCAACAGCAACATATACAGATACAACAACATGCtccccaacaacaacaacaaacacaaaatcAGCCAGTCCAAGTCACCCAACCGGGTACTATGACCACAAATATAGTTACACTTCCCGCCTCAGCTACAACAACAGCGGGAACGATGAAGAaacgaaaaataacattttccgatgatgatgataatattTATACGACAGAATCTGTTGATGAACAGACTATAGTAAAGA CTGCTGATATTAACCTTTTAAGAGGTGCCATAAAAATGGATATACCCGAATATATTGTTGGTGATGTTGATGATCGCCTCTCCGATACTGATGGAACGCCTGGAAATAATCAAGATTCTGGAAATGGAGGACAAAATGTAACTCAATACACATCTGAATATGAAATATTAACAGAGTccgaaattgaagaaaaatatcAACACTCTGATAATGcagaaatttccatagaaatgg GACGTCTGTTAAATCAATCAACTGGAAGTGGAACTCATCATCCAATGGACGATACAAACTCAAGTTCTAATGTTTTACTAAAATCGGATAATAAAGGTGGCAATACAACAG ATTTACCCAATAATAAATGGACAGAAtgtcaattttgcaaaatggttATAACAACGGTTAATCTTTGGAGACATATTCGTACTCAGCATACACCCCAACCGCCACGTAAATGTGAATTatgcaataaaaatttcaaaaacaaatacaGTCTTCGCGAACACATACGAATTTCCCATGAACAAAAATTGGGTCTTAAAACGGAAAACTGA
- the LOC142231446 gene encoding fatty acyl-CoA reductase wat-like, which yields MSIQNFYKDQDIFITGGSGFIGKVLIEKILRSLPSVGNIYILLRSKNTTNVQQRLEDILSIPLFRRVRSERPESFKKLVAIAGDCQELGLGISPFDLDKIRNVSIIFHVAATVRFDEDFKTSLLLNTRGTREMVKLAETLPNLKMLMHVSTTYAHPDVDLLEEKMYPAYADWRTSIKMAETCDLETLNALFPKYAPKHPNSYTFTKSLAEHIIEESRHKIPVSIFRPSIVIGSYQEPFPGWIDNFNGPTALLVACGLGILRTKLANPDIIHDLIPVDMCAKALIVSTWNASTPFNNQCSEADIPILNCCNSSKYLSNGDIISLGKEVILENPIEKSLWLPEGTITRYALWHYIRFFLFQIIPAIFFDCLIRIAQKPPILLKLQRKIVANSMVTDVFLNRWWSFDNTKLRNLESLIDAKERSIFKYLDYCDCDHMIYYQNTLRGFKEFLLKESPEASKRTRIRLRIIKVIHYVFQFFATYFFIQYLFRALTSS from the exons ATGTCTATACAGAATTTCTATAAGGATCAAGATATTTTTATAACTGGTGGATCAG GTTTTATTGGAAAAGTTCTTATCGAGAAGATTTTAAGATCTCTACCAAGTGTTGGGAACATTTATATCTTACTGCGCAGTAAAAATACTACAAATGTCCAACAACGACTGGAAGATATACTGAGTATACCATTATTCCGACGGGTACGTTCCGAACGACCAGAGTCTTTTAAAAAACTGGTTGCCATTGCTGGTGATTGCCAAGAATTAGGATTGGGAATATCTCCGTTCGATTTAGATAAAATTCGAAATGTTTCCATCATATTCCATGTTGCCGCTACAGTACGTTTTGATGAGGATTTCAAGACATCATTATTGCTTAATACGCGTGGAACTCGCGAAATGGTGAAATTAGCCGAAacattgccaaatttgaagatgtTAATGCATGTATCGACCACATACGCTCATCCGGATGTAGATTTATTGGAGGaaaag ATGTATCCCGCATATGCTGATTGGCGTACATCCATTAAAATGGCTGAAACATGTGATCTGGAGACCTTGAATGCATTATTTCCCAAGTATGCTCCAAAACATCCCAATTCCTACACATTTACAAAAAGTTTGGCTGAACACATAATCGAAGAAAGTCGCCATAAAATTCCTGTGTCTATATTTCGGCCATCTATAG TTATTGGTAGCTATCAAGAACCTTTTCCCGGTTGGATTGATAATTTTAATGGACCGACAGCACTATTGGTAGCTTGTGGACTTGGTATTCTTCGTACCAAACTGGCCAATCCTGATATTATTCATGACCTCATACCTGTCGATATGTGTGCCAAAGCTCTTATAGTTTCCACCTGGAATGCATCTACTCCATTTAATAACCAGTGTTCGGAAGCAGATATACCCATTTTAAACTGTTGCAATTCGTCGAAATATTTGAGTAATGGGGATATAATTTCTTTGGGGAAAGAAGTTATTTTGGAAAATCCTATAGAGAAATCTTTATGGCTTCCAGAGGGTACTATTACTCGTTATGCTCTCTGGCATTATATAAGG TTCTTTTTATTCCAAATAATACCGGCAATATTTTTTGATTGTCTAATAAGAATAGCACAAAAACCTCCAAT ATTATTAAAACTTCAACGAAAAATAGTTGCAAATTCTATGGTCACTGATGTTTTCCTTAACAGATGGTGGTCGTTTGATAATACAAAATTGAGAAATTTAGAAAGTCTTATTGATGCAAAAGAACG atCAATTTTTAAATATCTGGATTATTGTGATTGTGACCACATGATCTATTATCAAAACACTTTAAGAGGCTTCAAAGAATTTTTACTGAAGGAATCTCCGGAAGCCTCAAAGCGAACTCGTATACGTCTACGTATTATTAAAGTCATTCACTATGTATTCCAATTttttgcaacatatttttttattcaatatttgtttAGAGCTTTAACAAGTTCATAA